A window of the Tunturibacter empetritectus genome harbors these coding sequences:
- a CDS encoding 2-hydroxyacid dehydrogenase — protein sequence MVRVGVDENLAPQLLLDLPPEVEIVRIPRKPLATLDVDFWILVFARADARETFSHLRGIKVVQSMMAGVDWIAPWLPEEIVLCDGRGVHDISASEWVLTAILTSLKRFPRYRDAQLLQEWKGQSSVTDGFMNERGAEVGQYQVLGEDLTGKTVLIVGYGSIGAAIEARLKPFDVTIMRLARCPRKEPEIFAVTELHRLLPQADVVVLIVPLTPETRGLMGAAEIGLMKHGALLVNAARGPVVVTEALVAALEQHRVRAVLDVTDPEPLPAGHPLWSAPDCMITPHVGGSTPEFIHRAFRFGAQQVRRFMAGEELQNIVTKAGY from the coding sequence ATGGTGCGTGTCGGCGTCGATGAGAACCTTGCTCCACAGCTGCTTCTAGATCTTCCTCCCGAGGTGGAGATTGTGCGGATTCCGCGCAAACCATTGGCAACTTTGGATGTCGACTTCTGGATTCTGGTCTTCGCCCGTGCAGATGCCCGGGAGACCTTCTCCCATCTGCGCGGCATCAAGGTGGTGCAATCGATGATGGCGGGAGTGGACTGGATTGCGCCGTGGCTGCCAGAGGAGATCGTGCTCTGCGACGGGCGCGGAGTCCACGACATCTCAGCCTCAGAATGGGTTCTGACCGCGATCCTCACGTCCCTGAAGCGATTTCCGCGCTATCGCGACGCGCAGTTACTTCAGGAGTGGAAGGGTCAATCTTCTGTAACGGACGGATTTATGAATGAACGCGGTGCCGAGGTTGGACAATACCAGGTCCTGGGAGAGGACCTCACCGGAAAAACCGTCCTGATCGTCGGTTATGGCTCGATCGGCGCTGCGATTGAGGCTCGCCTGAAGCCGTTCGACGTAACGATCATGCGGCTCGCGCGCTGCCCCCGCAAAGAGCCGGAGATCTTCGCCGTTACGGAGTTGCATCGTCTGCTGCCGCAGGCCGACGTGGTGGTGCTTATCGTGCCTCTAACCCCGGAGACGCGTGGGTTGATGGGAGCAGCAGAGATTGGCCTGATGAAGCACGGCGCTCTTCTCGTCAATGCAGCCCGAGGCCCTGTCGTGGTGACAGAGGCTTTAGTGGCGGCGCTCGAACAGCATCGGGTGCGGGCGGTTCTCGACGTGACGGACCCTGAGCCGCTCCCGGCAGGCCACCCCCTCTGGTCGGCGCCAGACTGCATGATCACGCCGCACGTGGGCGGTTCCACCCCGGAGTTTATCCATCGGGCCTTTCGCTTCGGAGCGCAACAGGTGAGGCGGTTTATGGCCGGCGAAGAGTTGCAGAACATCGTAACCAAGGCAGGCTACTGA
- a CDS encoding sodium:solute symporter family protein — translation MNLYAIVLSVIVVTLLTVSLTRLGKVKTKADYLVAGRSLPAFVLVFTLLSSWIGSGSLLGGAENAYKHGFAALWQGGGGWAGLLLIYFIAPRARKFAQFTIPDLLEARYNQAARVLGVIAILFCYTAVTSYQFVGGGDILHLIFPDLITPDFGKYIIAAFVIVFTAIAGMASVAYMDVAIGLLATFTMLIALPILVHHAGGWSAIHASLPATHFQVLGDLTFIQGLELFLPTCLLLLGNQSMYQKFFSAKSEKDATRAVVGWIIGTVILETVIVALAVTGSSLFPGGEVHARPREILAYLGLHGFSGSAQLRLLGALLMGAIFAKIISTANNWLFSPSTNLVNDIYLRYINPQASNTKTLAVSRLMVVLLGLWALYQSLHIESVLKKSLYAYTIYGAALTPVILATFYWRRATAAGAVASIAVGTFVTVFWDTGFVHSHLPAVVSERDAILPALVASLLCLIAVSLLTSPPTEKQLQPFSEA, via the coding sequence ATGAATCTCTACGCGATCGTTCTATCAGTTATTGTCGTCACCCTGCTCACGGTTTCGCTCACTCGTCTTGGCAAGGTGAAGACCAAGGCGGATTATCTTGTGGCGGGCCGCTCGTTGCCCGCCTTCGTGCTGGTCTTCACGCTGCTGTCGAGTTGGATCGGTTCGGGGTCGCTGCTCGGTGGAGCGGAGAATGCCTATAAGCATGGCTTCGCGGCGCTTTGGCAAGGCGGCGGCGGCTGGGCGGGCCTGCTGCTGATCTACTTCATCGCGCCGCGTGCCAGAAAGTTCGCACAGTTTACCATTCCCGATCTGCTGGAGGCTCGTTATAACCAGGCGGCAAGGGTGCTCGGAGTCATTGCGATTCTCTTCTGCTACACCGCTGTGACCAGCTACCAGTTTGTCGGCGGCGGCGATATTCTGCACCTGATCTTTCCCGACCTGATTACCCCCGACTTCGGCAAATACATTATCGCTGCGTTCGTTATTGTCTTTACTGCGATTGCCGGTATGGCTTCGGTCGCGTATATGGATGTTGCGATCGGCCTGCTTGCTACCTTTACGATGCTTATCGCGCTACCTATCCTCGTCCATCACGCGGGTGGCTGGTCGGCAATCCATGCGAGTCTTCCTGCCACGCACTTCCAGGTGCTGGGAGACCTCACGTTTATCCAGGGGCTTGAGCTGTTCCTTCCCACTTGCCTGCTGCTGCTTGGAAATCAGTCGATGTATCAGAAGTTTTTCTCTGCCAAGTCAGAGAAGGATGCCACGCGCGCAGTGGTGGGATGGATCATCGGGACCGTCATTCTGGAGACTGTTATCGTCGCGCTCGCAGTCACCGGCTCGAGTCTTTTTCCTGGAGGAGAGGTTCATGCGCGCCCCCGCGAGATTCTCGCTTACCTGGGGCTCCACGGTTTCTCTGGCTCGGCACAGCTTCGCCTGCTGGGTGCGCTGCTGATGGGAGCCATCTTCGCGAAGATTATCTCCACTGCGAACAACTGGCTCTTCTCGCCGTCGACCAACCTGGTCAACGACATCTATCTCCGCTATATCAATCCGCAGGCTTCGAACACAAAGACTCTCGCGGTCTCTCGTCTGATGGTGGTCCTGCTTGGTCTGTGGGCGCTCTACCAGTCGCTCCATATCGAGTCGGTGCTGAAGAAGTCGCTCTACGCCTACACGATCTATGGCGCTGCTTTGACGCCGGTTATCCTGGCCACCTTTTACTGGAGACGCGCGACTGCAGCGGGTGCGGTGGCTAGTATTGCAGTGGGCACCTTCGTTACGGTCTTCTGGGATACCGGCTTCGTCCACTCTCATCTTCCGGCGGTGGTCAGTGAACGCGACGCTATTCTTCCAGCTTTGGTCGCCTCGCTGCTGTGCCTGATCGCTGTCAGCCTGTTGACGAGCCCACCCACGGAGAAGCAGCTCCAACCCTTCTCGGAGGCATAA
- a CDS encoding M13 family metallopeptidase produces the protein MPSKIPVALAATALLLAAIQLPAQQAVQPLESMPYSPSLDLSSLDRNADPCTDFYKFSCGGWEKKNPIPADQSGWSVYAKLGNENEQFLWGILEADAKAANRDAVQQKVGDYFAACMNTSTIDALGVKPALPGLARIDALKTRPELVAAISSLHHEYAGSFFFDSGTDQDAVDSSVEIVALSAGGLGLPDRDYYLKTDDKSVKLREQYVAYIQKLLTLGGESSDQAKFDADATLRVETALAKASLTRVERRDPHKTYHMMTIAELSKIAPAFDWPHYFETQGAPGVAKLNVAQPEFMKTVQAELTTESVEALRGYLRFHFLTAAAPYLAHPLQQADFDFYSTTLRGVPAMPPRWKTCTRGVDRDLGEALGQEFVKRTFSADTKAKTQLMTEQIETAMKQEIENLNWMSPATKQEALRKLHVIRNKIGYPDQWRDYTTLEIKPGDYIGNVVRSYRFEDARQWHKLGKPVDLNEWGMTPPTVNAYFNPQMNDINFPAGVLQPPLYDTKLDDAPNYGNTGATIGHELTHAFDDEGRQFDDKGNLRDWWTAADAKGFEDRINCVRDQYAQYIVVDDIHINSKLTSGEDVADLGGTLLAYIAWKKQTAGQQLASADGFTPDQRFFVGMAQWACENERPEVLRVHAITDPHSPGYARINGVVSNMPEFQKAFSCKAGQPMVHAPTCRVW, from the coding sequence ATGCCTTCGAAGATTCCGGTAGCCCTGGCGGCCACTGCACTTTTGCTCGCCGCGATCCAGCTTCCCGCGCAACAGGCGGTTCAGCCCCTTGAATCAATGCCGTATTCGCCATCGCTTGACCTTTCCAGTCTGGATCGCAATGCGGATCCGTGCACCGACTTTTACAAATTCTCCTGCGGCGGTTGGGAGAAGAAGAATCCTATCCCCGCGGACCAGTCTGGCTGGAGTGTCTATGCCAAGCTCGGCAACGAGAATGAGCAGTTTCTCTGGGGCATTCTCGAAGCAGATGCGAAGGCCGCGAACCGCGACGCCGTGCAACAGAAGGTCGGCGACTACTTTGCCGCCTGCATGAACACCTCGACGATCGATGCGCTCGGCGTGAAGCCTGCGCTGCCGGGCCTCGCGCGCATCGACGCCTTGAAGACGCGGCCCGAGCTGGTGGCGGCCATCAGCTCGCTGCACCATGAGTATGCAGGTAGTTTTTTCTTCGACTCCGGCACGGATCAGGATGCGGTTGACTCTTCGGTTGAGATCGTGGCGCTGAGTGCGGGTGGACTCGGTCTGCCGGATCGCGATTACTACCTGAAGACCGACGACAAGAGTGTGAAGCTGCGTGAGCAATATGTCGCTTACATTCAGAAGCTGCTCACGCTGGGTGGGGAATCTTCCGACCAGGCAAAGTTCGACGCGGATGCGACTCTGCGCGTTGAGACGGCGCTGGCCAAAGCTTCGCTGACGAGGGTGGAGCGGCGCGACCCGCATAAGACGTATCACATGATGACGATTGCCGAGCTGAGCAAGATCGCTCCTGCCTTCGATTGGCCGCACTACTTTGAGACGCAGGGTGCGCCTGGGGTCGCGAAGCTGAACGTCGCGCAGCCTGAGTTCATGAAGACAGTGCAAGCGGAGCTTACGACCGAATCTGTCGAGGCACTCCGTGGCTATCTGCGATTTCACTTTCTGACCGCTGCAGCGCCCTACCTTGCTCATCCTCTACAGCAGGCTGACTTTGACTTTTATTCGACAACGCTGCGTGGCGTTCCTGCCATGCCGCCGCGTTGGAAGACCTGCACGCGTGGAGTGGACCGAGACCTGGGCGAAGCACTAGGTCAGGAGTTCGTCAAACGCACGTTCTCTGCCGACACCAAAGCCAAGACGCAGCTGATGACGGAGCAGATCGAGACCGCCATGAAGCAGGAGATCGAGAATCTGAACTGGATGAGCCCCGCAACCAAACAGGAGGCTCTGCGCAAGCTGCATGTGATTCGCAATAAGATCGGATACCCGGACCAGTGGCGCGACTACACCACGCTGGAGATAAAGCCCGGCGACTACATCGGCAATGTCGTGCGGTCCTATCGCTTCGAAGACGCACGCCAATGGCACAAGCTGGGCAAGCCGGTAGACCTGAACGAGTGGGGCATGACTCCGCCCACGGTCAACGCCTACTTCAATCCGCAGATGAACGACATCAACTTTCCTGCAGGCGTTCTGCAACCGCCGCTCTACGACACGAAGCTCGATGATGCTCCAAACTATGGAAACACCGGCGCGACCATCGGCCACGAACTCACGCACGCCTTCGACGATGAGGGCCGGCAGTTCGATGACAAGGGAAATCTTCGCGACTGGTGGACGGCGGCCGATGCCAAGGGCTTCGAGGATCGCATCAACTGCGTTCGCGATCAATACGCGCAGTACATCGTTGTGGACGACATTCATATCAACTCGAAGCTGACCAGCGGCGAAGACGTAGCCGACCTGGGCGGGACGCTGCTCGCCTACATCGCCTGGAAGAAACAGACGGCCGGGCAGCAACTGGCAAGCGCAGACGGATTCACTCCGGATCAGCGTTTCTTTGTCGGGATGGCGCAATGGGCCTGCGAGAATGAACGTCCGGAGGTGCTGCGAGTTCACGCCATTACGGACCCCCACTCGCCGGGGTACGCCCGCATCAACGGCGTGGTGTCGAATATGCCGGAGTTCCAGAAGGCCTTCAGCTGTAAAGCCGGCCAGCCTATGGTGCACGCCCCAACGTGCAGGGTTTGGTAG